The Chrysiogenia bacterium genome has a window encoding:
- a CDS encoding nitronate monooxygenase, whose translation MGVSDGALSAAVSEAGGLGTVSTATFGPEGTRKEIAKIRELTQKPFALNMPIFHPQTPRLVDIAIEEGVKIVTTAAGSPDKYTQRLKDAGITVIHVVSSVRTAMKAQDAGVDIIVAEGVESGGKVSPDEVPTLSLIPQVVDVVKIPVAAAGGFADGRGLLAALALGAQGVQMGTRFIATDEAPVHANWKKVLVNAGDASTAVACRKSSPTRLIRNEFFAELDAQDQPGKKAMDYMMIQGAGMAKIPNDAEGTQGNYTAGAGAGLIHEVAPAAQVIAKIMAEAEAQLAALEGLRG comes from the coding sequence TGATGGGGGTGAGTGATGGGGCGCTTAGCGCCGCGGTGTCGGAGGCCGGCGGGCTGGGGACGGTCTCGACCGCGACCTTCGGTCCCGAGGGCACCCGCAAGGAGATCGCCAAGATCCGCGAGCTCACGCAAAAGCCCTTCGCGCTCAACATGCCGATCTTCCACCCGCAGACGCCAAGGCTCGTGGACATCGCCATTGAAGAGGGCGTGAAGATCGTCACCACGGCGGCGGGCTCGCCCGACAAATACACGCAGCGCTTGAAAGACGCCGGCATCACGGTGATCCACGTCGTCTCCTCGGTGCGCACGGCGATGAAGGCCCAGGACGCTGGCGTCGACATCATCGTGGCCGAGGGCGTGGAATCGGGCGGCAAGGTCAGCCCCGACGAAGTGCCGACCCTCTCGCTTATCCCGCAGGTGGTCGATGTGGTGAAGATCCCCGTTGCCGCCGCGGGCGGCTTCGCCGACGGGCGCGGCCTGCTCGCCGCGCTGGCGCTCGGGGCGCAGGGCGTGCAGATGGGCACGCGCTTTATTGCCACCGACGAGGCCCCCGTGCACGCCAACTGGAAGAAGGTGCTCGTCAACGCCGGCGACGCCAGCACGGCCGTGGCCTGCCGCAAGAGCTCGCCCACGCGGCTCATCCGCAACGAGTTCTTCGCCGAGCTCGACGCCCAGGACCAGCCCGGCAAGAAGGCCATGGACTACATGATGATCCAGGGCGCCGGCATGGCGAAGATCCCCAATGATGCCGAAGGCACCCAGGGCAACTACACCGCCGGTGCCGGCGCGGGACTCATCCATGAAGTCGCGCCGGCGGCGCAGGTGATTGCGAAGATCATGGCTGAGGCGGAGGCGCAGCTTGCCGCGCTGGAGGGGCTGCG